A genomic region of Diachasmimorpha longicaudata isolate KC_UGA_2023 chromosome 17, iyDiaLong2, whole genome shotgun sequence contains the following coding sequences:
- the LOC135170396 gene encoding uncharacterized protein LOC135170396, whose translation MCVVSIGLKMCLTTILIISASLLTLKTDAAKILAIFPYPAHSHQLVNHLLTVGLAKRGHELTVFTTNPMNNNIPNYAEYSLNHLYPVMRTRMNYIKQGEKGFLNNFKSFYELTRIIADDVLSNSHMKEYISSNSTTKFDLIIIASFHFDSLYYLSDLLDAPLIVISSLPGFAAHYFEMGNPVLPASFPDVTLPHAGKMNFWLRITNLIHVIRQYYGYHYQSASLQDKVLKKHFGDSAPPIEDLKLRISLMLLNTHPLLHYPRPMTPNIVQIGGFRMGMMNTTLPRDLKNSLDNARQGFIYFSLGSNINSSQMRPDILERIIGAFSEMPYLIVWKYDGDSLPHKPSNVLTQKWIPQHGVLAHPNIKLFIYQGGLQSSEEAIECGVPLLGIPVFVDQHFNVEAWKQRGIAESLNLYTMTKDDIVAKAHQVISNPKYKENIKKLWTIFRDRPQHPLDEAIWWSEYVIRHKGAPYFQSIRLPWYQYHLIDIYIFVVSVFLVLFYFLWNLLQFVITKTRNQLSTILKKVSINSLTQKKVKNSCIYIFCAVLFSFFDLKNIRCVPNHKFKLIHDLLMSECIHHETENITTTTHLSYIILNISTFDNSCFVQIVQFGQFYCKSSPVPHWPSIGQRTTAMTMCPGSKMSSVMTFIVSLFLLTLNVDAARILAIFPWPAYSHQVINHQLSLALAKRGHDVTVFTANPMNITISNYTEHSLSHVYHIVRSNLNYVDKGKKGMKYHFKLFVKVTQMISETIYSTPELQNYLSPNSTKKFDLLMVASVYVDSLYYISQLLDIPLILTVTSPGFAFNYFESGIPTMPASYPDGLLGYSDDMTFRQRVDNLLYIVLQWYDYHYIAGPAHGEVLRKQFGDDVPSIDDIRRRIVMTFLCTHPYLHYARPITPNIVQIGGLRMGMMNNTLPEDLKTILDDAKQGFIYFSLGSNINSSELRPDILNNIIGAFSELPYLVLWKFESNLPEGHPKNVIVRKWIPQYGVLAHPNIKLFIYQGGLQSTEEAIECRVPLLGIPVILDQSFNINALKQKGVAESLDLYTMTKADFKDKIHRLISNPKYKKNMENLWNIFSDRPQHPLDEAVWWTEFVIRHKGAQYFQPSRLPWYRYHMIDIYASILLGLLIVCYLLQKSLRFTIARVRLHVGSIHKNNLSSSKWKKVKNS comes from the exons ATGTGTGTTGTATCAATAGGTCTAAAAATGTGCCTAACAACGATATTAATAATAAGTGCTTCACTCCTGACACTGAAAACGGATGCAGCCAAAATTTTGGCAATTTTTCCGTACCCAGCTCATAGCCATCAG TTGGTCAACCATCTCTTGACAGTTGGCCTAGCCAAGCGTGGACATGAACTGACTGTCTTCACAACAAATCCAATGAACAATAATATTCCCAATTATGCGGAATATTCTTTGAATCATTTATACCCTGTGATGCGCACACGTATGAACTACATAAAACAAGGAGAAAAaggatttttgaataatttcaagtcATTTTACGAATTGACTCGAATAATAGCCGATGATGTACTCTCGAATTCACACATGAAGGAGTACATATCGTCAAATTCAACAACGAAATTCGATCTGATAATAATAGCATCGTTTCACTTTGATTCACTCTATTATCTTTCTGATTTACTCGATGCACCTCTGATTGTCATTTCTTCATTACCAGGATTTGCGGCGCATTATTTTGAAATGG gAAATCCTGTTCTCCCCGCCTCTTTTCCCGACGTTACACTTCCTCACgccggaaaaatgaatttctggCTGAGAATTACCAACTTAATCCACGTTATTCGACAATATTATGGCTATCACTACCAATCAGCATCACTACAAGACAAAGTACTCAAAAAGCATTTTGGTGACAGTGCACCACCGATTGAAGATCTCAAACTTCGTATCAGTCTTATGTTGCTCAATACACATCCCCTACTTCATTATCCACGACCAATGACTCCCAATATTGTGCAAATCGGTGGATTCAGAATGGGAATGATGAACACGACACTGCCacgagatttaaaaaattccttggACAATGCCAGACAGGGATTCATATATTTCAGCCTCGGTTCAAACATAAATAGTAGTCAGATGAGACCGGATATTTTGGAGCGAATCATTGGAGCTTTTTCAGAGATGCCTTATCTGATTGTATGGAAATATGATGGAGATTCACTACCACATAAACCGAGCAATGTACTCACTCAAAAATGGATTCCCCAGCATGGAGTGCTAG CCCACccgaatattaaattattcatctaCCAAGGAGGCCTGCAGAGCAGTGAAGAAGCTATTGAATGTGGTGTACCACTTCTGGGTATTCCAGTTTTTGTCGATCAACACTTCAATGTTGAAGCATGGAAACAAAGAGGAATAGCAGAATCCTTGAATCTGTACACGATGACTAAGGACGACATTGTAGCTAAGGCACATCAAGTTATATCGAATCCAAA atataaagaaaatattaaaaaattgtggactATATTTCGCGACAGACCTCAACATCCATTGGACGAAGCCATTTGGTGGAGTGAGTACGTGATAAGGCACAAGGGCGCCCCCTATTTTCAATCAATCAGACTTCCTTGGTACCAATATCACCTGATTGATATTTACATTTTCGTCGTTTCGGTGTTTCTTGTTCTATTCTATTTTCTATGGAACCTTCTACAATTTGTAATTACCAAAACTCGAAATCAGTTAAGTACAATTTTAAAGAAAGTCTCCATCAATTCTCTgacgcaaaaaaaagtgaaaaattcctg tatttacattttttgcgCTGTCCTGTTCTCATtttttgacttaaaaaatatcCGTTGTGTTCCTAATCACAAATTTAAGTTGATCCACGATCTCCTCATGTCTGAGTGTATTCATCACgag ACTGAAAACATAACGACGACAAC GCATTTATCATATATAATCTTGAATATTTCCACTTTCGATAACAGTTGCTTCGTTCAAATCGTACAATTTGGTCAGTTTTATTGTAAGTCATCGCCAGTCCCGCATTGGCCCAGTATTGGCCAACGGACAACAGCCATGACCATGTGTCCAGGTTCCAAAATGTCCTCCGTTATGACCTTTATCGTCagtctttttttattaacattgaATGTGGATGCAGCGAGGATACTTGCCATTTTTCCATGGCCAGCATATAGTCACCAG GTAATTAATCATCAACTGTCTTTGGCCCTAGCTAAGAGAGGACATGATGTAACAGTATTTACAGCGAATCCAATGAATATCACAATTTCCAACTACACAGAGCACTCCTTGAGTCATGTCTATCACATAGTTCGTTCAAACTTGAACTACGTCGAcaaaggaaaaaaaggaaTGAAGTATCACTTCAAGCTCTTCGTCAAGGTCACCCAAATGATATCCGAGACGATCTACTCAACTCCTGAACTTCAAAATTATCTATCACCAAactctacaaaaaaatttgatctTCTAATGGTAGCATCGGTTTACGTCGATTCGCTCTATTACATCTCGCAACTACTTGACATACCCTTAATCCTGACAGTTACATCACCAGGATttgcattcaattatttcgaaTCGG GTATTCCTACGATGCCCGCAAGTTATCCGGATGGCCTTTTGGGCTACTCTGATGACATGACTTTTCGTCAGCGAGTGGACAATTTATTGTACATAGTTCTTCAATGGTACGATTACCATTACATAGCAGGTCCAGCTCACGGAGAAGTCCTGAGAAAACAATTCGGTGATGATGTTCCATCGATAGACGATATCAGACGTCGGATCGTCATGACGTTTCTCTGTACCCATCCGTACCTTCATTATGCCCGTCCAATCACACCGAATATTGTGCAAATTGGAGGATTGAGGATGGGAATGATGAATAATACTCTTCCAGAAGACTTAAAAACCATTCTGGATGATGCCAAACAGGGATTCATATACTTCAGCCTTGGATCAAACATCAACAGCAGTGAATTGAGACCAGACATATTAAACAACATTATCGGTGCTTTCTCCGAGCTTCCCTATCTCGTCCTCTGGAAATTTGAATCAAACCTTCCTGAAGGTCACCCGAAGAACGTAATCGTTCGGAAATGGATTCCGCAATATGGAGTTCTAG CTCATCCGAATATCAAATTATTCATCTATCAAGGAGGCCTGCAGAGCACTGAAGAGGCCATTGAGTGTCGTGTACCACTTCTAGGAATTCCAGTCATCCTTGATCAATCATTCAATATCAACGCATTGAAACAAAAGGGGGTCGCTGAATCGTTGGATTTGTATACGATGACCAAAGCCGACTTCAAAGACAAAATTCACCGACTCATATCAAATCCAAA gtataaaaaaaatatggagaatTTGTGGAACATTTTCTCTGATAGACCTCAACATCCCTTAGACGAGGCAGTTTGGTGGACCGAGTTCGTAATCAGACACAAAGGCGCTCAGTATTTTCAACCATCTAGGCTACCTTGGTACCGATATCACATGATCGATATCTATGCTTCGATTCTTCTTGGATTACTGATCGTGTGTTACCTACTTCAAAAGTCTCTACGATTTACAATCGCCCGAGTTAGACTTCATGTTGGTTCAATTCACAAGAATAACTTGAGTTCCTCAAAATGGAAGAAAGTTAAAAATTCGTGA
- the LOC135170460 gene encoding uncharacterized protein LOC135170460 → MMPSNKKKTRFAIKQNNGKTLSRSEKSSGPDLINTLNDDCLGRVFMYLDVWDRLKVQQVCKRWRENPRLVWGDLRVLDSEKSGQLAGSLLDNAGVGRILRQGGFFLRELKLLQLCTSLILPVVAKNCENLTTLEIELPYHDMNSTQWFPKMEMLMYFRMQANALHFTDNFFQTLPYESLTELHLTVCSTDGHTPAYLPRAAASAIEKLTKLTDLTLSRFALTPHLLASINQNSNLTFLALPNCSVRRGFSPLSGLINLEYLNLSKIQEVTDQFVIQISDTCKKLKTLNLSDCYNLTDNGIRDLHNLQLEDLRLSGVYTITDRPLAQLHTLRKLECHGCNNIGDNGILTLMRSAPNLEFLNLWKTAVGSKVLTEAAAIIRQRNNDVPFRIFASPNVRPTINHEDWFPFLIISHLSQLIDSGSSDDSSDTEDADDSEDDD, encoded by the exons ATGATGCCGAGCAACAAGA AAAAAACACGATTTGCAATCAAACAAAATAATGGCAAAACTCTGAGTCGATCTGAGAAGTCAAGTGGACCTGATTTAATTAATACTCTGAATGACGATTGCCTGGGGAGAGTTTTCATGTACCTTGATGTGTGGGACAGACTCAAGGTTCAGCAAG TTTGCAAACGTTGGAGGGAAAATCCGCGGCTGGTCTGGGGTGACCTTCGAGTCCTGGACTCTGAGAAATCTGGGCAGCTGGCTGGGAGCCTCTTGGACAACGCAGGTGTCGGGAGGATCTTGAGACAAGGTGGATTCTTCCTCAGAGAATTAAAGCTCTTACAGCTCTGCACAAGTCTTATTCTCCCAGTCGTTGCCAAGAATTGCGAAAATCTAACTACACTGGAGATTGAGCTTCCCTACCACGACATGAACAGCACCCAGTGGTTTCCGAAAATGGAGATGCTGATGTACTTCAGGATGCAGGCGAATGCACTACATTTCACCGACAATTTCTTCCAGACTCTGCCGTACGAGAGTCTGACTGAGCTTCACCTCACCGTGTGCTCCACAGACGGTCATACTCCAGCATATCTACCTCGTGCAGCTGCCAGT GCCATCGAGAAACTCACAAAACTGACAGATCTGACCCTGAGCCGCTTTGCCCTGACCCCTCATCTGCTGGCAAGTATAAACCAGAATTCTAACTTAACATTTCTGGCTCTCCCGAATTGCTCTGTCAGACGAGGATTCTCCCCTTTGAGTGGTCTCATCAACCTTGAGTACCTCAACCTCTCCAAGATTCAGGAAGTCACGGATCAGTTTGTCATTCAGATCTCAGACACTTGCAAAAAACTGAAGACCCTGAACCTCAGTGACTGTTACAATCTAACCGACAATGGCATCAGGGATCTCCACAATCTCCAGCTCGAGGACCTGCGCCTGAGCGGTGTCTACACCATTACAGATCGACCTTTGGCTCAGTTGCATACCCTCAGGAAGTTGGAGTGTCATGGCTGCAACAATATTGGAGACAATGGAATACTCACTCTCATGCGATCAGCTCCTAATTTGGAGTTCCTGAATCTGTGGAAAACTGCTGTGGGCTCGAAGGTACTGACAGAAGCAGCTGCTATTATCAGACAAAGGAATAATGACGTTCCATTTCGCATTTTTGCGAGTCCCAACGTGAGACCTACCATCAACCATGAAGACTGGTTTCCCTTTCTGATTATCAGTCATCTCTCTCAGCTGATTGATTCAGGCAGCTCTGATGACAGCAGTGACACTGAGGACGCTGATGACAGTGAAGATGATGATTAA